The Triticum aestivum cultivar Chinese Spring chromosome 3A, IWGSC CS RefSeq v2.1, whole genome shotgun sequence genome includes a region encoding these proteins:
- the LOC123058160 gene encoding uncharacterized protein codes for MDHGGGGGRSSSRLRDRLARMFRPGSLLRSTCNNNTASTSSSSSCSAAVGAAADGVTASKPPPSSVCSSSRALLAADSAISRDRDSFLTSSRRDYATIVGRTESFSNALDRVHRRAGAAVHSLPPPARFSMHASPLMESKKKSPLHGSHRHHRHRLGGRVKGDKSKKLLSNNPYGFSTSDTDGDDVFSSDADEHGRSDAKKGDAEAFFSSSRSFSFSSDSSEFYSKKKKPKKSPAAVAPKPPPPPPPRARARGQRRKNRVASSCDTCGVREGFRPVVSAAEEQVRRGFAVVQRSRDPYADFRASMVEMVVSRQMFGAVELERLLRSYLSLNAPRHHPVILQAFSDIWVVLHGG; via the coding sequence ATGGAccatggcggtggcggcggcaggagtagCAGCCGCCTCCGGGACCGTCTGGCCCGGATGTTCCGTCCGGGCTCGCTGCTCCGCTCGACCTGCAACAACAACACCGcgtcgacctcctcctcctcctcctgctccgccgCGGTGGGCGCGGCAGCCGACGGGGTGACCGCGTCCAAGCCGCCCCCGAGCTCCGTCTGCTCCTCCAGCCGCGCGCTCTTGGCCGCCGACTCCGCCATCTCCCGCGACAGGGACTCGTTCCTTACCTCTTCTCGCCGCGACTACGCCACCATCGTTGGCCGCACCGAGTCCTTCTCCAACGCCCTCGACCGCGTGCACCGCCGCGCCGGCGCCGCGGTGCATTCTCTGCCGCCTCCGGCTCGCTTCTCCATGCACGCGTCGCCTCTGATGGAGAGCAAGAAAAAGAGCCCTCTCCACGGCAGTCATCggcaccaccgccaccgcctcggTGGCCGGGTCAAGGGCGACAAGAGCAAGAAGCTGCTCTCCAACAACCCCTATGGCTTCAGCACCTCGGACACCGACGGCGACGACGTCTTCAGCAGCGACGCTGACGAGCACGGCCGCAGCGACGCCAAGAAGGGGGACGCGGAGGCATTCTTCTCCTCCTCCAGAAGCTTCTCCTTCTCCTCCGACTCCTCCGAGTTCTACAGCAAGAAGAAGAAACCAAAGAAGTCCCCTGCCGCAGTggcgcccaagccgccgccgccgccgccgccgagagcGAGGGCCAGGGGGCAGAGGCGCAAGAATCGCGTGGCGAGCAGCTGCGACACGTGCGGCGTGAGGGAAGGGTTCCGGCCGGTGGTGTCGGCGGCGGAGGAGCAGGTGCGCAGGGGGTTCGCGGTGGTGCAGCGGTCGCGGGACCCCTACGCCGACTTCCGGGCGTCgatggtggagatggtggtgagCCGGCAGATGTTCGGCGCGGTGGAGCTGGAGCGGCTGCTGCGGTCGTACCTCTCGCTCAACGCGCCGCGCCACCACCCCGTCATCCTCCAGGCCTTCTCCGACATCTGGGTCGTCCTCCACGGCGGCTAG